DNA from Cyanobacteria bacterium FACHB-DQ100:
AAACGGGCCAGTTAATTCAGCTTCCATCGGAGCCATTGCAAACAGATAAGCATTGCCAGCATTTGCGCCCGATGTGGGCACAAACCATAAGCTATTGTTGCCGAACAGTCCGCGTAAGTTGGATTGGCTGGTTGGGACTCCATTTTTATCAATCCGCCTTGGAACCGCTTTGTTTAACTTGTCTGAAGACATATCGGTAACAATCCAAATATGACCATCCGGATCAATCAGTAAGTTATCAGGATTTGAGAAGCCTGCACCACCCGCAGTCGGTTCGCCGCCCATTGCTAACATTGTCCACCGGAAAGACAGTGCAGCAGGGTCATTGTTGTCTTCAATTAAGTGCATGACAAACCCGTGTTCATAAGGGGTTTCGCCTTTCGGGCCTTTAAACACACGCTTATCTGCACCACCATCTCGACTATCTGACGATCCAGAAGTAAAAGAAATGTACAGAGAGCCATCTGGAGCAATCTCGGTGTCTTCGGGTCGAGCCGTACAGGTGGCACCACACGCATTTGCAGCATAGTGAGCATCGATCAAAATAGCACCTTGTTTTTCTGTCGGATTGCCTTCATAGAGATCGCCTAGCGTTTTGAATCGCCGCTTGTACTGGTCGATCGCACCTCTACTGCGAATACTAATAAATCCACCTTCTGGGCGTTTTGGGAGATTGATCATACCTCCAACGATCGTGGCTGGATCTTCAGGATTAACCGCAGTATCAGGTTTAAGTGCAATCCAGCGTCCTGTACCATCTTCGTTGAACTTCGCAGCATAAAGCATTCCATCGGCTAATAAGCGGGAATTTGCTTTATCTTTCGGATCATTCACTGAATCACGACTGACAAACTTATAGATATGTCCACTGCGTCGATCGCACCCGGAATAAAACGCTAAGGGTTTTCCCGCCTCAACTCTCACCCCGACTGCCTCATGGCGATAGCGACCGAGCCAAGTATGCTTAGTTCCATAGTCGTTCGGGTTAGCTGGATCAACTTCAACAATCCAGCCGTATTTGTTACCAGACAATCCAAAAACATTACCTTGTCCAGAAACATCCTCATCGTTAATCCTGAACGTCACGCGATCGGGCGGAAACGATGTGCCATCAGCATAAACTGGCTCAGGAACTTGAATGTGAATGTTTTCTTCCGCACTCAAAACAGTTCCCCACGGCGTTGTACCGCCCGCACAGTTACCAAATGTCCCGATGATCCGATCGCCCAGTTTATCAATGTACCCTGTTCCCGTTTTCTTCTGAAACACAGCTTTTGCTGCGCCAGTACAGCTAAGGTAACGTTTATCTTCTAAGCCTGAGATTCCGGTGATGCGTCGATCGACGTTTGAGAAGGTTCGCTCCCACTTGCCGTCTGGAGTCTTACGAATCGAAATGACACCCATGCCCTGATCAATCAACGCTTCTTTGCAAATAGTTGCAATCTGAGCTTTGAGCGCACTTTTTTCGGGTAGAGCAAGGGCGTTGAGTGCTTTTTTCTTTTTGAGTTCTTGCTCAACTGCGGCGATCGGGAGCGCTTTGCCCAACACTTTTGAGTAAGATTGCAACCACGGAATCGCGCTAATGTACTCAAAGTTAATTGTCAAAAAGCCTTCATTCGGAGCTGTCTCGACAAAGGATAAGTAATCATTGTTGTAGCCAAACCGGGAATCACCAATTCGATCGCCCCAAGCCCCAATCACCTGATAAGAGAATCCTTCTGGAATAACCAAATCATCCACAATCTCAAACGCAGTCACAGCTTTAACATTAGTTAGCAGTGACATCGGACTTTGAATTGGCTTAAAGCTGAGATTCGTCAAAGTCCCGCTTGTTTCTGTCGATTGAAACGGCATCGAAAACTTTTGACTATTTTTCACCAAGCTACCGATCGCAGTTGTGCCAGCCGCAGCACCCAGAAGTAGAAGAAGATTCCGACGTTTCATCGGCATAGAGGGATGTCCCCAGTAGGTTTTCGCCTCAGTCTTAGCAGAAAACTTAGTCATTCAGGGTTAAGGCTGGGTAAAAGATAGCTCGTCTTACCCACTAGACTCTAACCCACTAGAAAAGGTAGCAGACTCTTCAGAAACTAAAATTAGTAGTAGACAAGAGACATCAAAGACAGCGAATCGCACTACAATCGAAGTAAATGCGCT
Protein-coding regions in this window:
- a CDS encoding DUF839 domain-containing protein — encoded protein: MPMKRRNLLLLLGAAAGTTAIGSLVKNSQKFSMPFQSTETSGTLTNLSFKPIQSPMSLLTNVKAVTAFEIVDDLVIPEGFSYQVIGAWGDRIGDSRFGYNNDYLSFVETAPNEGFLTINFEYISAIPWLQSYSKVLGKALPIAAVEQELKKKKALNALALPEKSALKAQIATICKEALIDQGMGVISIRKTPDGKWERTFSNVDRRITGISGLEDKRYLSCTGAAKAVFQKKTGTGYIDKLGDRIIGTFGNCAGGTTPWGTVLSAEENIHIQVPEPVYADGTSFPPDRVTFRINDEDVSGQGNVFGLSGNKYGWIVEVDPANPNDYGTKHTWLGRYRHEAVGVRVEAGKPLAFYSGCDRRSGHIYKFVSRDSVNDPKDKANSRLLADGMLYAAKFNEDGTGRWIALKPDTAVNPEDPATIVGGMINLPKRPEGGFISIRSRGAIDQYKRRFKTLGDLYEGNPTEKQGAILIDAHYAANACGATCTARPEDTEIAPDGSLYISFTSGSSDSRDGGADKRVFKGPKGETPYEHGFVMHLIEDNNDPAALSFRWTMLAMGGEPTAGGAGFSNPDNLLIDPDGHIWIVTDMSSDKLNKAVPRRIDKNGVPTSQSNLRGLFGNNSLWFVPTSGANAGNAYLFAMAPMEAELTGPFLSRDRQSLFLAVQHPGESNGIRQNMKSETRKFAMKTTDGKDFTQSRQVPIGSNFPDKKANAVPKPCVVVVTRSDRQNITST